The genomic segment CACCCGGGACGACCTGCTGAAGGGGGGCTCGATGCTCCTCAAGGAAGAAGTCACGAAGCTCGCCGCGAGCTGAGAACCCCGCGAAGAAGGAGAAACGCACATGGAGAGAACCGGCATCATCACGTTCCTCGGGAACCCCCTCACCCTCGTCGGACCCGAGATCAAGGTCGGCGACAAGGCCCCCGACTTCACCGTCCTGGACAACGGCCTCGGCGCGAAGAGCCTGAAAGACTTCGCGGGCAAGACGGTCGTCCTCAGCGTCACCCCGTCCCTCGACACTCCGGTCTGCGACGCGCAGCTGCGCCGGTTCAACGACACGGCGACGAAGCTCGCCGACGACGTCGTCGTCCTGAACGTCTCGATGGACCTGCCGTTCGCGAACAAGCGCTTCTGCTCGGTCGCCGGCATCGAGAAGGCGCTCACGCTGAGCGACCACCGCGACGCTTCGTTCGGGAACGCGTACGGCGTCCTCGTCAAGGAGCTCCGCCTCCTCGCCCGCGCGATCTTCGTCGTCGGCAAGGACGGCCTCGTCAGGTACGCCGAGATCGTCCCCGAGATGACCCACCACCCGGACTACGACAAGGCGCTCGCCGCCGCGAAGTAAGGGACGGCGTCTTCAGGCTGCGCCATGAGCAGGATTCTCGTCACCGGCGGCGCCGGGTACATCGGTTCCCACACCTGCGTCGAGCTCCTGCGGGCCGGCCACGAGGTCGTCGTCCTGGACAACCTCTGCAACGCCCGGCGGGAGTCCCTCCGCCGGGTGACGGAGCTGACGGGGCGCACCTTCCCCTTCGTCGAGGGCGACGTGAGAGACCGCTCCGCGCTCGACGCGCTCTTCCGCGCGCACCACGTCGACGCGGTCATTCACTTCGCCGGTCTGAAGGCGGTGGGGGAGTCGGTCGCAAGGCCCCTCCTGTACTGGGACAACAACGTCTGCGGGACCGTGAGCCTCCTCGAGGCGATGGCCCGCGCCGGCGTGACGACGATGGTCTTCAGCTCCTCCGCGACCGTTTACGGCGACCCCGCGAGTGTCCCCATCCGGGAGGACTTCCCCACCGGCGTTCCGACGAATCCCTACGGGCGCAGCAAGCTCGTGGTCGAGCAGGTGCTCTCGGACCTGTCCACGGCGGAGCCCGGCTGGCGGATCGCGCTGCTGCGCTACTTCAACCCGGTAGGCGCTCACGAGAGCGGGCGGCTCGGCGAGGACCCCCGCGGCGTCCCGAACAACCTCATGCCCTACGTCTCGCAGGTGGCCGTCGGCCGGCGCGACGCCCTGAACGTCTTCGGCGACGACTACCCGACTCCCGACGGCACCGGGGTGCGGGACTACATCCACGTCGTGGACCTCGCGGCGGGCCACCTGAAGGCCGTCGAGAAGCTCGAGGAAGGGCCCGGGGTCCGGGTCTGGAACCTCGGCACGGGCCGCGGCACCAGCGTGAAGGAGCTCGTGCAGGCGTTCGAGAAGGCCTCGGGTCGCGCGATCCCCTTCCGGATCGTGCCCCGGCGGCCGGGCGACATCGCGCAGTGCTGGGCGGACCCGTCGAAGGCCGAGCGGGAGCTGGGCTGGAAGGCGGCTCGCGGCCTGGACGAGATGTGCGCGGACAGCTGGCGGTGGCAGCAGCAGAACCCGAACGGATTCGGCGACGCGGACTGAAGGCCGCAGCCAGGAGGACCTCTTGATTCTCGTGACGGGCGGGGCCGGCTTCATCGGCGTGAACTTCGTGCTCGACTGGGTCGCCCTCTCCGGCGAGCCGGTCGTGAACCTCGACAAGCTGACCTACGCGGGCAACCCGCGAAGCCTCGCCCCTCTGGAGGCGGACGACCGCCACGTCTTCGTCCACGGAGACATCGGCGACCGGGCCCTCGTCGGCGAGCTGCTCGCACGGCACAGGCCCCGCGCGATCGTGAACTTCGCGGCGGAGTCCCACGTGGACCGCTCGATCCACGGACCCGAGGACTTCATCCAGACGAACGTCGTCGGCACCTTCCACCTGATCGACACCGTGCGCGGCTGGTGGAACGCCCTCCCCGAGCCGGAGAAGTCCGCCTTCCGGTTCCTCCACGTCTCCACCGACGAGGTCTACGGCTCGCTCGGGCCGTCGGACCCTCCCTTCACCGAGGCGACGGCGTTCTCGCCGAACAGCCCCTACTCGGCGAGCAAGGCCGCGTCCGACCACCTCGTGCGGGCCTACCACCACACCTACGGCCTGCCGACGCTGACGACGAACTGCTCGAACAACTACGGTCCCTATCAGTTCCCCGAGAAGCTCATCCCCCTGATGATCCTGAACGCGGTCCGTGGCAAACCTTTGCCGGTCTACGGGGACGGCATGAACGTCCGCGACTGGCTGTACGTCGCCGACCACTGCTCGGCCATCCGCGCCGTGCTGGAGAGAGGGCGCCCGGGCGAGACCTACAACGTCGGCGGCTGGAACGAGATGCCGAACCTGACGATCGTCCACACGCTCTGCAGCCTGCTGGACGAGATGCGCCCCGACGAGGCCGGCCCCCGCACGCGCCTGATCACCTACGTGAAGGACCGCCCGGGGCACGACCGCCGGTACGCCATCGACGCGGGGAAGATCCTCTCCGAGCTGGGCTGGAAGCCCGCCGAGACGTTCGAGACCGGCATCCGGAAGACCGTGCGGTGGTACCTCGACAACCTCCCGTGGGTCGAGGACGTGGCGAGCGGCGAGTACCGGCGCTGGATCGAGGCGAACTACTCCGGCCGGGGGGCCTGAGAGGCATCGGCGCCGTGGCGGTCAAGGACCGGCCCCTCTTCCGTCGCATCCTCGAGTTCGACGACCTCCTGCGTCGCAGGCGCCTCGTCAACGCGACGAATCTCGCCGCCCGGTGGAAGACGTCGACGAAGACGGTGCAGCGTTTCGTCGGCTTCATGCGCGACGAGATGGACGCCCCGATCGTCTTCGATCGCAAGCGCGGGTCGTTCCGCTACTCCGACCCGTCCTGGCACCTGCCGTGGATCCCGGTGGAGGGGCCGGGCCTCTTCGCCATCGGCGTCGCGAGCAAGGTGCTCCAGCAGTACGAAGGGACGCCGGTCGCCGAAGGGCTTCGCGAGGCGTTCCAGCGCCTCTCCGACATGATGCCGGCGGAGATCCGCGTCAGCCCCGGCGCGTTCGTCGAGCGGCTCTACATCCACCCGCAACCGATCCGCCTCGTCGACCCGGCCGTCTGGACGGCGGTCGCGACCGCGATCCGTGAACGGACGATCCTGAAGGTCCGCTACCAGAAGCCCGGGGGCGAGACGAGCACGCGGCAGCTCGCTCCCTACGGCCTCGTCCTGGCCGCGGGCGACTGGCTCGTCGCGGCCCAGGATCGCGACGACGACCCGCGGACCGTCAAGACGTTCTACGTCGCCCGCATTCGCGACGCCGAGGTCGGAACGGAGCCCTTCACCATTCCCCGCGACTTCGACCTGAAGCGCCACTTCGGCGAGACGATCGGGATCTTCTCCGGGAGCGAGCCGTTCCGGTTCCGCGTCCGCTTCACGAAGGCGATGGCGGCCTGGGTGGCGGAGGTCCGCTGGCACCCGAAGCAGAAGCTGACGCCGCTCCCGGGCGGCGAGCTCGAGCTCGACCTGCCGGCGGGCTCGCTCTTCGAGGCGCGGCGCTTCGTCCTCTCGTTCGGACGGGAGGCGATCGCGATGTCTCCCTCCTCGCTCGTCGAGGCCCTCCGGGCCGAGACGGCGGAGATGGCCGCGGC from the Holophagales bacterium genome contains:
- the tpx gene encoding thiol peroxidase, whose protein sequence is MERTGIITFLGNPLTLVGPEIKVGDKAPDFTVLDNGLGAKSLKDFAGKTVVLSVTPSLDTPVCDAQLRRFNDTATKLADDVVVLNVSMDLPFANKRFCSVAGIEKALTLSDHRDASFGNAYGVLVKELRLLARAIFVVGKDGLVRYAEIVPEMTHHPDYDKALAAAK
- the galE gene encoding UDP-glucose 4-epimerase GalE, encoding MSRILVTGGAGYIGSHTCVELLRAGHEVVVLDNLCNARRESLRRVTELTGRTFPFVEGDVRDRSALDALFRAHHVDAVIHFAGLKAVGESVARPLLYWDNNVCGTVSLLEAMARAGVTTMVFSSSATVYGDPASVPIREDFPTGVPTNPYGRSKLVVEQVLSDLSTAEPGWRIALLRYFNPVGAHESGRLGEDPRGVPNNLMPYVSQVAVGRRDALNVFGDDYPTPDGTGVRDYIHVVDLAAGHLKAVEKLEEGPGVRVWNLGTGRGTSVKELVQAFEKASGRAIPFRIVPRRPGDIAQCWADPSKAERELGWKAARGLDEMCADSWRWQQQNPNGFGDAD
- the rfbB gene encoding dTDP-glucose 4,6-dehydratase, producing MILVTGGAGFIGVNFVLDWVALSGEPVVNLDKLTYAGNPRSLAPLEADDRHVFVHGDIGDRALVGELLARHRPRAIVNFAAESHVDRSIHGPEDFIQTNVVGTFHLIDTVRGWWNALPEPEKSAFRFLHVSTDEVYGSLGPSDPPFTEATAFSPNSPYSASKAASDHLVRAYHHTYGLPTLTTNCSNNYGPYQFPEKLIPLMILNAVRGKPLPVYGDGMNVRDWLYVADHCSAIRAVLERGRPGETYNVGGWNEMPNLTIVHTLCSLLDEMRPDEAGPRTRLITYVKDRPGHDRRYAIDAGKILSELGWKPAETFETGIRKTVRWYLDNLPWVEDVASGEYRRWIEANYSGRGA
- a CDS encoding WYL domain-containing protein; the encoded protein is MAVKDRPLFRRILEFDDLLRRRRLVNATNLAARWKTSTKTVQRFVGFMRDEMDAPIVFDRKRGSFRYSDPSWHLPWIPVEGPGLFAIGVASKVLQQYEGTPVAEGLREAFQRLSDMMPAEIRVSPGAFVERLYIHPQPIRLVDPAVWTAVATAIRERTILKVRYQKPGGETSTRQLAPYGLVLAAGDWLVAAQDRDDDPRTVKTFYVARIRDAEVGTEPFTIPRDFDLKRHFGETIGIFSGSEPFRFRVRFTKAMAAWVAEVRWHPKQKLTPLPGGELELDLPAGSLFEARRFVLSFGREAIAMSPSSLVEALRAETAEMAAAYRE